In Endozoicomonas sp. GU-1, one DNA window encodes the following:
- a CDS encoding acyltransferase family protein, whose product MYKYRPDIDGLRFIAAALVLLYHFQFSIISGGYVGVDVFFVITGFVMSNLLMKQLSAGTFLFSDFYSKRIKRLIPALLLMSFVVFLLISPIYMDEEYYIFSKSWLYSLVGYSNFYFIDEFAKYFSADAATQPLLHTWTLAVEFQFYFLWPPVLFLVYRYLNRSAAPWVFLVFWLATFGYSIYRTDAAPDSAYFLLTTRLFELLLGAGLALFGNRLPRLNDLTSNALSLAGLALIIGSALVLTKDSLFPGYNALWPVLGTGLVIYSGLNNSNALAGRLLGSAPLVYLGALSYSLYLWHWPLVAILNNQLIPLDLTNQLLLIVASLVLSWFSYTFVESKLRYKDWSLKKSFLLLLLLPAIVIWAVQVTIRVADDISFRIPQKNRELYRVINQQDAGDIFDPCFDGDAVSFDQGEHCLLGAKELGKKPDAMLLGDSHATAMAGFVEELSKRQGITTLLVTKASSPFILAEDTVATGDERKVKRNQALQDYLDHGEPMTIFLSAWWTAYLASDQYQGYFENIVRWLLERGHRVVVIEDAFRLPSNSFAYCLLKNQRGCTVPRADVESEQVNFYRFKEIIQARYPQVDWINPRSAMCNEERCDTVLDGTPLYRDDNHLNYAGSKIIGRHFLEQFGNPLSAS is encoded by the coding sequence ATGTATAAATACCGCCCAGACATCGACGGCCTCCGTTTTATCGCCGCAGCTCTCGTACTGCTTTATCATTTTCAGTTCAGTATTATCAGCGGTGGCTACGTTGGTGTTGATGTATTTTTTGTAATAACCGGCTTTGTTATGAGTAACCTGCTAATGAAACAGCTTTCAGCAGGTACTTTCTTGTTCAGTGATTTTTACAGCAAACGTATAAAGCGGCTGATACCAGCTTTACTGCTGATGTCGTTTGTTGTTTTTCTGCTCATCTCGCCTATCTACATGGATGAAGAGTATTATATCTTCTCAAAGAGCTGGCTTTACTCCCTGGTCGGTTATAGTAATTTTTACTTTATTGATGAGTTTGCCAAATATTTTTCAGCAGACGCAGCTACTCAGCCACTTTTGCATACCTGGACCCTGGCTGTTGAATTTCAGTTTTATTTTCTTTGGCCTCCCGTTCTGTTTCTGGTTTATCGTTATTTGAATCGCTCAGCAGCACCCTGGGTTTTTCTGGTGTTTTGGCTGGCAACTTTTGGCTACTCCATTTACCGTACTGACGCTGCACCTGATTCTGCCTATTTTCTGCTGACGACCCGTTTGTTTGAGTTGTTGCTGGGAGCCGGGCTGGCTCTGTTTGGCAACCGTCTGCCCCGGCTGAATGACCTGACTTCCAATGCTCTTTCTTTGGCTGGCCTGGCTCTGATTATTGGCAGTGCATTGGTATTGACCAAAGATTCGTTGTTTCCCGGTTATAATGCCCTGTGGCCAGTGCTCGGAACCGGTCTGGTTATTTATTCAGGCCTTAATAACAGTAATGCTCTGGCTGGACGACTGCTTGGTTCTGCACCGCTGGTTTACCTTGGGGCTTTGTCGTATTCGCTTTATCTCTGGCACTGGCCTCTGGTAGCGATACTGAATAATCAGTTGATTCCACTGGACCTGACTAACCAGTTGTTGTTGATTGTTGCAAGCCTGGTACTAAGTTGGTTCAGCTATACCTTTGTGGAATCGAAGCTTCGTTATAAAGACTGGTCTTTGAAAAAGTCTTTTCTGTTATTGCTGCTGTTGCCAGCTATCGTTATCTGGGCTGTACAGGTCACGATTCGTGTCGCTGATGATATCAGTTTTCGCATACCACAAAAGAACCGTGAACTGTATCGGGTGATCAATCAGCAGGATGCCGGAGACATTTTTGATCCCTGTTTTGATGGGGATGCTGTTAGCTTTGATCAGGGTGAGCATTGCCTGCTTGGAGCAAAGGAACTTGGCAAAAAACCTGATGCCATGTTGCTGGGGGATTCCCATGCAACAGCCATGGCTGGTTTTGTCGAGGAACTCAGTAAGCGGCAGGGGATAACTACCTTGCTGGTCACCAAGGCCTCATCGCCGTTTATCCTGGCAGAAGACACGGTTGCTACTGGAGATGAGAGAAAAGTAAAACGCAACCAGGCTCTGCAGGATTACCTTGATCATGGCGAGCCAATGACTATTTTTCTATCCGCCTGGTGGACTGCTTATCTGGCCAGCGATCAATATCAGGGCTACTTTGAGAATATTGTCCGCTGGCTGCTTGAGCGTGGGCACAGGGTAGTGGTTATTGAAGATGCATTTCGACTCCCATCCAACAGTTTTGCCTACTGTCTGCTGAAGAATCAACGGGGTTGCACTGTGCCAAGGGCGGATGTGGAGAGTGAGCAGGTGAACTTTTACCGCTTTAAAGAGATTATTCAGGCCCGATATCCCCAGGTTGACTGGATTAACCCCCGTTCTGCCATGTGCAATGAAGAGCGTTGTGATACGGTTCTGGATGGTACCCCTCTCTATCGGGATGATAACCATTTGAACTATGCAGGTTCAAAAATCATTGGTCGGCATTTTCTGGAGCAGTTTGGTAATCCTTTGTCTGCCAGTTGA
- a CDS encoding DUF2061 domain-containing protein has product MAKTVSFAAVHFCVAFSVGYLMTGDVMIGGALAMVEPAVNTVAYYFHEKLWNRSEKASPKPVGTAFNPLKALNA; this is encoded by the coding sequence ATGGCTAAAACAGTTTCTTTTGCAGCAGTCCACTTTTGTGTTGCGTTTTCAGTAGGCTACCTGATGACCGGTGATGTAATGATCGGTGGTGCCCTGGCGATGGTTGAGCCTGCCGTGAATACAGTGGCTTATTATTTTCACGAAAAGCTCTGGAATCGATCTGAAAAGGCCAGCCCAAAGCCTGTCGGCACGGCTTTCAACCCGCTGAAGGCTCTGAATGCATAG
- a CDS encoding glycosyltransferase family 4 protein, translated as MILAFALYKYFPYGGLQRDFLRIASECKHRGYGIRVYTTSWQGDKPEGFDIRLLPVKGLTNHKKMADFCQQVQQSLRSEPKVLLTGFNKMPGLDIYYAADTCYKAKSDNRSWLYKLSARYRQYCALEAAVFGKDSQTVSLLISALQKPEFQHYYQTPDERLQLLPPGIAKDRCRPVDADSIREAFRQEFGLGNEDRLVLMVGSGFRTKGLDRALKAIAAQPEPLNEFTRFFIIGQDKQKPFLTMAKHLGITDKIQFFQGRDDIPRFLLGADLLIHPAYNENTGTVLLEALVAGLPVLTTDVCGYAHYILEADAGRVIRSPFSQDALNQAVSEMLSSEQRKQWSENAVNFSKTTDLYSLPQCAAELIIARAEKKWAEGAC; from the coding sequence ATGATACTTGCTTTCGCACTGTATAAATATTTTCCCTATGGCGGATTGCAGCGGGACTTTCTGCGAATAGCCAGTGAGTGCAAACATCGTGGATATGGTATCCGTGTCTACACCACAAGCTGGCAAGGTGATAAACCGGAAGGTTTTGATATACGTCTACTGCCGGTTAAAGGGCTGACTAATCACAAAAAGATGGCTGACTTCTGTCAGCAGGTACAGCAGTCATTGAGAAGCGAGCCGAAGGTGCTCCTCACCGGTTTTAATAAAATGCCAGGTCTTGATATCTATTATGCCGCTGACACCTGTTATAAAGCCAAATCAGACAACAGATCCTGGCTTTATAAACTGAGCGCCCGCTACAGACAGTACTGTGCTTTGGAAGCAGCGGTTTTTGGTAAAGACAGCCAAACCGTTTCGTTGCTGATTTCTGCCCTGCAAAAACCCGAGTTTCAACACTATTACCAGACACCCGATGAACGCCTGCAACTGCTACCGCCGGGTATAGCAAAAGATCGCTGTCGGCCAGTGGACGCGGACAGTATTCGAGAGGCGTTCCGCCAGGAGTTCGGCCTTGGCAATGAAGACCGGTTGGTATTGATGGTGGGCTCGGGGTTCAGAACCAAAGGTCTGGATCGGGCTCTGAAAGCTATTGCTGCGCAGCCTGAACCACTTAACGAGTTCACTCGTTTCTTTATCATTGGTCAGGATAAACAGAAACCTTTTCTGACGATGGCAAAACACTTGGGCATTACTGACAAGATTCAGTTTTTTCAAGGCCGGGATGATATCCCAAGATTTCTTCTGGGAGCCGACTTGTTGATTCACCCGGCCTACAACGAAAACACCGGAACCGTTTTACTGGAAGCTCTGGTAGCAGGGCTTCCGGTATTAACGACGGATGTGTGTGGTTATGCCCATTATATTCTTGAGGCTGATGCCGGGCGGGTAATTCGTTCACCCTTTTCCCAGGATGCGCTAAATCAGGCAGTCAGTGAGATGCTGTCATCTGAACAGCGCAAACAATGGTCTGAGAACGCCGTTAACTTCAGTAAAACTACAGATTTGTATAGCCTGCCCCAGTGTGCGGCAGAGCTGATTATTGCCCGGGCTGAAAAGAAGTGGGCAGAGGGGGCTTGCTAA
- the astA gene encoding arginine N-succinyltransferase: MIVIRPIHEQDREALWQIANQTGAGFTSLQPHRPMVDNKLAWALTSFKQASLAASQETGTSASEPKNNLYLFVMEDTETGQVMGTAGIESAVGLEAPWYNYKVSKQVHASQQLDVYTMVDTLMLCSDHTGFSELCTLFLLPDYRHSKNGTFLSKSRMLFMAAFPELFAEGLFAEMRGYCDDQEVSPFWEALGRHFFAVDFAEADRQSTVDKAFIAELMPRHPIYTNLLPNEAREVIGVTHESTTPARHLLESEGFYYTGYVDIFDGGPLLEARVKDVRSVRDSRQYKVKIVENNTTDQRRWLIANSELKDFRCIMGHLSYEGLEFVMITKEQASALNIEEGQLLRVVPLSS; the protein is encoded by the coding sequence ATGATTGTTATTCGTCCCATTCATGAGCAGGATCGTGAGGCCCTCTGGCAAATTGCCAACCAGACGGGTGCCGGATTCACCTCCCTGCAACCTCACCGCCCCATGGTTGATAATAAACTGGCATGGGCACTCACCTCCTTTAAGCAGGCTTCGCTGGCAGCATCGCAGGAAACAGGTACTTCTGCATCAGAACCGAAAAATAATCTCTATCTGTTTGTGATGGAAGATACCGAAACCGGTCAGGTTATGGGCACTGCGGGTATCGAGTCCGCCGTCGGGCTTGAGGCTCCCTGGTATAACTACAAGGTAAGCAAACAGGTTCATGCCTCACAACAACTGGATGTCTACACCATGGTGGACACCCTGATGCTCTGCAGTGACCATACCGGCTTTTCCGAACTTTGTACGCTCTTTTTGCTGCCGGATTATCGTCATTCCAAAAACGGTACGTTTCTTTCTAAGAGTCGCATGTTGTTTATGGCGGCCTTTCCGGAACTGTTTGCTGAAGGCCTCTTTGCAGAGATGCGTGGCTACTGTGATGATCAGGAAGTGTCTCCTTTCTGGGAAGCCCTGGGCCGTCACTTCTTTGCCGTGGACTTTGCCGAAGCTGATCGCCAGTCCACCGTCGATAAAGCGTTTATTGCCGAGCTGATGCCTCGCCACCCAATCTACACCAATTTGCTGCCGAATGAAGCCAGGGAGGTCATTGGTGTTACCCATGAAAGCACAACGCCTGCCCGACATCTGCTGGAATCTGAAGGCTTCTACTACACTGGCTATGTGGATATTTTTGATGGAGGTCCGCTACTGGAAGCCAGAGTCAAGGACGTACGCTCAGTAAGAGATTCACGACAGTACAAAGTTAAAATTGTTGAGAACAACACAACGGATCAGCGCCGCTGGCTGATAGCCAATAGTGAGTTGAAAGACTTTCGCTGCATCATGGGCCATCTTTCCTACGAAGGACTGGAGTTTGTCATGATCACTAAAGAGCAGGCATCAGCGCTGAACATTGAAGAAGGCCAATTGCTGCGGGTAGTGCCTTTATCCAGCTAG
- a CDS encoding aspartate aminotransferase family protein, whose product MLEHAVDRSTFNQVMVPNYAPQAMVPVRGKGSRIWDQEGKEYLDFAGGIAVNALGHCHPALIDALKKQGEELWHLSNVYTNEPALELAQQLINSTFADKVFFCNSGAEANEAAFKLARKYAYDNFGPEKHEIVSFYQSFHGRTLFTVTVGGQKKYCEGFEPVPGGVLHTTYNDLEALKALMSDRTCAVVAEPIQGEGGVIPADPEFIKGVRELCDQHNALLVLDEVQSGMGRTGQLFAYMGLGVTPDILTSAKSLGGGFPIGAMLTTNKVAESFGFGTHGSTYGGNPLACAVALEVIKTINDPQLLANVSNKHDRFRQHLESMNSKYGIFADVRGKGLLIGAELVEKYHGKGKDILAAAADEGLMLLVAGPNVLRFAPSLIIPDEDIDEGMARLEKAIATVVSA is encoded by the coding sequence ATGTTAGAGCACGCCGTCGATCGTTCAACCTTTAATCAGGTTATGGTTCCCAATTATGCGCCCCAGGCCATGGTGCCTGTGCGTGGGAAAGGGTCACGAATCTGGGATCAGGAAGGAAAAGAGTATCTGGACTTTGCCGGCGGCATCGCCGTCAATGCCTTGGGACATTGCCACCCGGCCCTGATTGATGCCCTGAAAAAGCAAGGTGAAGAACTGTGGCATCTGAGCAATGTTTATACCAATGAACCGGCTCTTGAATTGGCCCAGCAGTTAATCAACAGCACCTTTGCGGATAAAGTCTTCTTCTGTAATTCCGGTGCAGAAGCCAATGAAGCCGCGTTTAAGTTGGCCAGAAAGTATGCGTACGATAACTTTGGCCCGGAAAAGCATGAGATCGTCTCCTTCTACCAATCGTTCCATGGCAGAACACTCTTTACAGTGACCGTAGGCGGACAAAAGAAATACTGTGAGGGCTTTGAGCCGGTTCCCGGCGGTGTTCTGCACACCACCTACAACGACCTTGAGGCACTCAAAGCCCTGATGTCTGACCGTACCTGCGCCGTGGTCGCTGAGCCTATCCAGGGTGAAGGCGGGGTTATTCCAGCTGACCCTGAATTTATCAAAGGGGTCAGAGAGCTCTGTGACCAGCATAATGCCCTGCTGGTTTTGGATGAAGTCCAGTCCGGTATGGGCAGAACCGGCCAACTCTTTGCCTATATGGGCCTTGGTGTAACACCGGACATTCTGACCAGCGCCAAATCCCTTGGCGGAGGCTTCCCGATCGGTGCCATGCTCACCACCAACAAAGTGGCGGAAAGTTTTGGTTTTGGTACCCACGGCAGCACCTACGGCGGTAACCCACTGGCCTGTGCCGTAGCCCTGGAAGTGATCAAAACCATTAATGACCCACAACTGCTGGCTAACGTCAGTAACAAGCATGACCGCTTCCGTCAGCACCTGGAATCGATGAACAGCAAATATGGCATCTTTGCTGACGTGCGGGGTAAAGGCCTGCTGATTGGTGCTGAGCTGGTTGAGAAGTATCACGGCAAGGGTAAAGACATTCTTGCCGCCGCAGCAGACGAAGGGCTGATGCTGCTGGTTGCCGGGCCGAATGTCCTGCGCTTTGCACCATCACTTATTATTCCTGATGAAGACATTGATGAGGGTATGGCGCGGCTGGAAAAAGCAATTGCTACAGTGGTTTCCGCCTGA
- a CDS encoding DUF1338 domain-containing protein: MQLTIQQLLDAMWQDYLALTPDAKPIHQLFADLNHGQVINDHIALRTYNLEKVALNNLALPFVETGYQPVDDYQFPTKKLYARYFQHPDKTLPKVFISELKVEELPDNCQEIIYDLVTQVPEATVAHQNFCYSGRSWSLTSDQYETLAVESEYASWVAAHGFRPNHFTVSINHLSSHPDIQSVNQLLLDKGYDLNTSGGLIKGSPERLAGTILNPCQSGGRDL, encoded by the coding sequence ATGCAACTCACTATCCAGCAACTATTGGACGCCATGTGGCAGGACTACCTTGCCCTGACCCCCGATGCTAAACCGATTCACCAGCTCTTTGCCGATCTGAATCACGGTCAGGTAATCAACGACCATATCGCCCTGCGCACCTACAATCTTGAAAAAGTGGCACTGAATAATCTCGCTCTTCCTTTTGTTGAAACAGGCTATCAACCCGTTGACGACTATCAGTTTCCCACCAAGAAACTTTATGCCCGATATTTTCAACACCCGGATAAAACCCTGCCCAAAGTCTTTATCAGTGAGCTGAAAGTAGAAGAGTTGCCAGACAACTGTCAGGAAATAATTTATGACCTGGTAACGCAGGTACCGGAAGCCACTGTCGCCCATCAGAATTTCTGCTACTCCGGTCGCTCCTGGAGCCTGACCTCTGACCAATACGAAACCCTGGCAGTAGAGAGCGAATACGCCTCCTGGGTAGCTGCCCATGGCTTTCGCCCCAATCACTTTACGGTATCCATTAACCATTTGAGTTCACACCCGGATATTCAAAGCGTCAATCAACTGCTGCTGGATAAGGGGTATGACCTGAATACCAGTGGCGGCCTGATCAAAGGCTCCCCGGAACGTCTTGCTGGAACAATCCTCAACCCTTGCCAAAGCGGTGGACGTGACCTTTGA
- a CDS encoding lipopolysaccharide kinase InaA family protein has translation MTTGKLSYTLEELTNLKEAPRNGSILDIHGQQILIDAVLRFLPGKRLVARAIVDGATVLAKFFTGSSATRHLQRELAGLKSFADAGINTPALIETRQLQDFGLLTTEFLEDSQSLEQVWQRNLSDDQRLALLKQVVATVGQLHQHNILHNDPHLDNFLMVGQTLFLIDGGGVHRESVQISQSVALDNLAFFLSVLFPRFDHLSLQCQPAYQSIHPLEGIDEQCLAKAIRKRRKWRERYLEKVFRTCTDFVAESGFRKFQVMDRVEISEALTTFLASPDRFINAGHVLKRGSTNTVSIVTLDDGKKVFVKRYKSTKGWLHQFFRGFRKSRARNAWYAAHYLLRLLGIDTPKPLALLEHRFGPFVTCSYLVTEYVEAEDALHYFNSLTEITPEAEKRAQDLIEILSTLKEGLVFHGDMKATNFMLTDHRLLVIDLDQTVILSSDEKSEKLLNKDRERFNRNWPVRSIVAGLFCR, from the coding sequence ATGACCACAGGGAAACTTTCATACACACTGGAAGAGCTGACGAACCTGAAAGAAGCGCCCCGGAATGGTTCTATTCTGGATATTCACGGGCAGCAGATTCTGATTGATGCTGTATTGCGTTTTCTGCCGGGCAAACGGTTAGTAGCCAGAGCGATTGTGGACGGTGCAACTGTTCTGGCAAAGTTCTTTACAGGAAGTTCAGCGACACGACATTTACAGCGTGAACTCGCGGGCCTTAAAAGCTTTGCCGATGCAGGAATTAATACTCCTGCTCTGATTGAAACCCGGCAGCTTCAGGATTTTGGCCTGTTAACCACCGAATTTCTTGAGGACAGCCAATCTCTTGAGCAAGTATGGCAGAGGAATCTCAGTGATGATCAACGCCTGGCGTTGCTTAAGCAGGTCGTAGCAACAGTCGGCCAGTTGCATCAGCACAATATCCTTCATAATGACCCACATCTGGATAATTTCCTGATGGTGGGGCAAACGTTGTTTTTGATTGATGGTGGTGGTGTTCACAGGGAGAGTGTACAGATTTCCCAATCAGTGGCGCTGGACAATCTGGCCTTTTTTCTTTCTGTCCTGTTCCCACGGTTTGATCATCTTTCTCTTCAGTGTCAGCCTGCTTATCAATCTATTCATCCTCTCGAAGGGATAGACGAACAGTGTCTTGCCAAAGCTATTCGGAAGAGAAGAAAGTGGCGGGAGCGTTATCTGGAAAAAGTATTCAGAACCTGTACCGATTTTGTCGCAGAGTCCGGCTTTCGCAAGTTTCAGGTGATGGACAGAGTAGAAATCAGTGAAGCATTAACCACATTTCTGGCATCACCAGACAGGTTTATCAATGCTGGTCATGTTCTGAAAAGGGGCAGCACTAACACGGTATCCATCGTTACCCTGGATGATGGTAAAAAAGTGTTTGTTAAACGTTACAAAAGCACTAAAGGCTGGCTGCACCAGTTTTTCCGTGGTTTCAGAAAATCCCGTGCCCGCAATGCCTGGTATGCAGCCCATTACTTGCTGCGCCTGCTGGGGATTGATACTCCAAAGCCGTTAGCTTTACTGGAGCATAGATTTGGGCCCTTTGTAACATGCAGCTATTTGGTCACGGAATATGTTGAGGCAGAGGATGCCCTGCATTACTTCAATAGCCTGACAGAAATTACCCCGGAAGCAGAAAAAAGGGCTCAGGATCTGATTGAAATACTGTCAACCCTTAAAGAAGGATTGGTGTTTCATGGGGATATGAAGGCAACTAATTTTATGCTCACTGATCACCGGCTTCTGGTCATTGATCTGGATCAGACGGTTATTTTAAGTTCTGATGAAAAATCAGAGAAATTGTTGAATAAAGATCGAGAAAGATTTAATAGAAACTGGCCCGTGCGCTCAATTGTAGCAGGACTTTTTTGCCGCTAA
- a CDS encoding hydrolase translates to MVKPAKTLPPEILPWLDLLNNQHDEMLARTIELAEINSGSLNRDGVNQVLAQLLTLTSDLSKDHERIPVNPWEVVNDSGEIIQHPLGDALRIRKRPEAPLQVFLCGHMDTVFPKDSPFQKVRWLDDDTINGPGVTDLKGGILVMLKALEVLEQSPWAEQIGWEILFNPDEEIGSPGSAPLIQEAAQRAHLGMIFEPCFPDGNLAGQRKGSGNFTVVSHGKAAHAGREHHLGRNAIRALCDFVAAMDDLNGQRPGITFNPGYIHGGGPTNIVPDRCIHKFNIRPEQPDDELWCLEKLNEIIESINQRDGIQLELHGGFTRKPKVLSPANKQLLTLAKNIGHELGISLDIKPTGGCCDGNNLASAGIPNIDTLGVQGGAIHSDQEYLNVKSLVPRARLSAALLLSLAHASASGENMNWLKSD, encoded by the coding sequence ATGGTTAAGCCAGCAAAAACGCTCCCCCCTGAAATTCTCCCCTGGCTGGATTTACTCAATAATCAGCATGATGAAATGCTGGCCAGAACCATTGAACTGGCAGAAATAAATTCCGGCAGCCTTAACCGTGACGGTGTCAACCAGGTACTGGCACAGCTACTGACCCTGACCTCTGACTTATCAAAAGACCATGAACGTATACCTGTAAACCCATGGGAAGTGGTAAACGACAGCGGAGAAATCATTCAGCACCCACTAGGTGATGCATTAAGAATTCGCAAACGCCCCGAAGCACCTCTTCAGGTCTTTCTGTGCGGTCATATGGATACGGTTTTTCCAAAAGACAGCCCTTTTCAAAAGGTCCGCTGGCTGGATGATGACACCATCAATGGCCCCGGAGTTACTGATTTAAAAGGCGGTATTCTGGTAATGCTCAAGGCGCTGGAAGTGCTTGAGCAAAGCCCATGGGCTGAACAGATCGGCTGGGAAATACTGTTTAACCCGGATGAAGAGATTGGTTCTCCCGGCTCAGCTCCCCTGATTCAAGAGGCTGCACAGCGCGCCCATCTGGGCATGATCTTCGAGCCTTGCTTTCCCGATGGCAACCTGGCCGGGCAACGCAAAGGCAGCGGTAATTTTACCGTGGTCAGCCATGGCAAAGCGGCTCATGCAGGCCGTGAACATCACCTGGGGCGCAATGCCATTCGAGCCCTCTGTGATTTTGTTGCCGCCATGGACGACCTGAATGGTCAACGGCCGGGAATCACCTTTAACCCCGGCTACATTCATGGAGGTGGCCCGACCAACATCGTGCCTGATCGCTGTATTCACAAGTTTAACATCCGCCCGGAACAACCGGATGATGAACTGTGGTGCCTGGAAAAACTGAACGAGATCATCGAAAGCATCAATCAGCGCGATGGCATTCAACTGGAACTGCACGGTGGATTTACGCGCAAGCCCAAAGTACTCAGCCCTGCCAATAAACAGCTGCTAACACTGGCAAAAAACATCGGGCATGAGTTGGGTATTTCCCTGGACATTAAACCGACGGGCGGTTGTTGCGATGGTAACAACCTTGCCTCAGCCGGGATTCCCAATATCGATACGCTTGGGGTTCAGGGAGGAGCGATCCACAGTGATCAGGAATATTTAAACGTCAAAAGCCTTGTGCCAAGGGCCAGGCTCAGTGCGGCATTATTATTGAGTCTGGCCCATGCCAGCGCCTCGGGAGAAAATATGAACTGGTTAAAGAGCGATTAA
- the rfaP gene encoding lipopolysaccharide core heptose(I) kinase RfaP, translating to MLYLRDDFNKAWQGKDPQQLLENMDGEVYRALEARRTFRFELNGQGYFAKVHGGVGWFEIIENLIRLRKPVLGARDEWEALNRLHDIGITTMTPVAFGETGSNPATQRSFLVTEELRDMITLEDFCKPWSVEPPAFRLKLAMIDKLAEISKKMHGNGINHRDYYLCHFMMPDRQIPDPDNLTFYLIDLHRAQLRDATPLRWVIKDLSGLYYSAMDIGITQRDIFRFIKTYTGLPLREALKRHLPMWLKITRKAHKLYQRMARKARQ from the coding sequence GTGCTTTATCTGAGAGATGACTTTAACAAAGCCTGGCAGGGCAAGGACCCTCAGCAGCTGCTGGAAAATATGGATGGTGAAGTCTATCGGGCATTGGAAGCACGGAGAACCTTTCGTTTTGAGCTGAATGGCCAGGGGTATTTTGCCAAAGTACATGGTGGTGTTGGCTGGTTTGAAATCATCGAAAACCTTATTCGTCTGCGCAAACCGGTGCTGGGTGCCCGCGATGAGTGGGAAGCGTTGAACCGGTTGCACGACATTGGGATCACTACCATGACACCGGTAGCTTTTGGCGAAACTGGCAGTAATCCAGCAACCCAGCGTTCGTTTCTGGTCACTGAAGAACTCAGGGATATGATCACGCTGGAAGATTTTTGTAAGCCCTGGTCAGTGGAGCCACCGGCATTCAGATTAAAACTGGCCATGATTGATAAGTTGGCAGAGATCAGTAAAAAAATGCACGGCAATGGTATTAATCATCGGGATTATTATCTTTGTCACTTTATGATGCCTGACCGGCAGATACCGGATCCGGACAATTTGACATTTTATCTGATTGACCTCCATCGAGCCCAGTTGCGAGATGCGACACCTTTACGTTGGGTGATCAAGGACCTTTCCGGACTCTACTATTCAGCCATGGACATTGGTATCACCCAAAGGGATATCTTTCGTTTTATCAAAACCTATACCGGTCTGCCATTAAGAGAAGCATTAAAGCGGCATTTACCCATGTGGCTGAAGATTACCAGAAAAGCCCACAAGCTTTATCAGCGCATGGCCAGAAAAGCACGACAGTAA
- a CDS encoding DUF1338 family protein has product MTFDDTTMKVPGCYYEFARRYPMASGQLYQGFVAASADKIFESTDVASGSR; this is encoded by the coding sequence GTGACCTTTGATGACACCACCATGAAAGTCCCTGGCTGCTACTACGAGTTCGCCCGGCGCTACCCAATGGCCAGCGGTCAACTTTACCAGGGGTTTGTGGCGGCGTCTGCGGATAAGATATTTGAGAGTACGGATGTGGCTTCAGGCAGCAGATAG